The DNA region AAGATACTACAAAACTTCATCTAGAAATCGTTTTAAACTAAGTGAAATTAACACAGAGATCGTTCCTCTTCGAATTCAATGGCTAAATTGACGAACTGGAACGATCGAAATCAATTTGAAAGAACAAAAATCAAAGATGAGTTTGCTCCATAAACACATCAACGATTCTACAAAGTGAAGGATTTAGGGTTAAATCTAgcgaaaaaaatagagaaaatgaGAATAGTTTGAGTAATAGAACCTAATCTGCGAGAAGGTGTTATTATCTCCTACAAGATCAAGTTCATAATAGCAACAAGATGATAAGATACTACAAAACTTCATCTAGAAATCGTTTTAAACTAAGTGAAATTAACACAGAGATCGTTCCTCTTCGAATTCAATGGCTAAATTGACGAACTGGAACGATCGAAATCAATTTGAAAGAACAAAAATCAAAGATGAGTTTGCTCCATAAACACATCAACGATTCTACAAAGTGAAGGATTTAGGGTTAAATCTAgcgaaaaaaatagagaaaatgaGAATAGTTTGAGTAATAGAACCTAATCTGCGAGAAGTTGTTATTATCTCCTACAAGATCAAGTGCATAATAGCAACAAATGGTAAGATACTACAAATCTTCATCTAGAAATCGAGTTAAACTAAGCGAAATTAACACAGAGATCGTTCCTCTTCGAAATTGAAGAAATGGAGCGATCGAAATCAATTTGAAAACAAAAAGAACAAAAACTAAAGATTTCCCTCACTAGACAGATCGGAATccagaaaagagagagattgagaCCTTTTCTGATGATTGGGCTGCAGATCGATCAGGGTTGGGCGATTGGAGAAGAGACGCAGAAAAGTTGGGGACTTCTATCTCGTCATGGCGTCCAACGGGATCTCCCAATTCCATGTGGAAACGTGGAGCTgggatttatatattttttaaattcgaGATTCAAAAAATTATGGAATATATTAATTATGGAATATATATCCTACGCAGTGTGCACATATCGAAAATTTCTTTtcgatttaaatttttttgtatgCTTAATCCTTtcgatttaaatttttttgtatgCTTAATCCTTTAACAATATATATATTAAGAGATAATATGTTCCCGACTCGTTTCCGTGTCTGATTTTCACGATTAAGACGATTGGAATTGATCAAGGCACTCTAAGTGAAAAGTAATACCTCATCAAATTTCAGACGCTCCGAATCATCTTAGTCACTAAATCAACCACAAAAATAAGTCAGATAATCTATCACACCtctttttctatatatatatatatatatatatataaacgaaTATTATCCTACACATCCTTATATAGACGATCATGAGCTACAGTAGACATAGCGAGCAGACGCATCCCCCTCTCTCTTCTATAATTCTACATATAATCTTTTCTACAATTCTACATGCTATGCATGATActgctttgaaaaaaaaatagcatCATGTAATGCTGTTTTAAAAAAACAGCTTCACGCATTgctgttttaaaaaaaacagCACTGGAAAAAAAACAACACCAACATGGCTTTATTTTAATGAAAACAACGccgcagtttttttttttaaaaaaaaaaacagcacTACGCCGTCCATATAAAATTGTAAAAGAGAAATTGCATACAAAATTACAGAAGAAAGTGAAACGTATCAGCTTGTCACGTTTGTTGTTACCTACGATCGCTCATATAAGGGTGTCCAGGCTAccatatatacatatatacacACACTAGCCGGGCCTATAAAGTCCTCTCTTACTCTCACAACGAAAGGAAGTATATCGAGACCATCTCCATCTCAGAAAGCACCCAAACCAACAACCACCATTTTAGTTCTTCGTCTACCCTGGTTGTCCAATTCGCGTATTGCACCGGTCATCAACTATTTTAAAGCCTTCTTCTCAAACATAGATTTAAAGCCTTCTTCTCAGACATAGAACATTACCATCAATAAAAAGTGCTAGCTTAATTCGAGAAAAAAAGAACACTAAACACAAATCATTTTCCCAATAAAAAGACAATAACAACAACCAAATTTTACCTCCCTTGCTAAAGAATTAATTATGATAAAAAAAGACATGAGAAAAACTTTTGAACATTTGTGTGCATCGGAGAACAAATGAGCAATAATCACCAATGTTTATGAAATCCACCATTAAGCAATTCTCAAGCATCCTTTTCCAAAGGAAATCTGTTAGTGTTGGAGGCACTTTTTCCATCTAAACTTTAATAGAAACCTTTTGGaaagaaaacaacaaaaatatttcaaagtatCATTGGATGAAGATAGTATTCACTAATAAACTGGAAATGGAAATACAAGTATTCCAGTACCGATAGAAACTCTATCAATCAATATGATTATCGATTCGACCCATACAACTTGTATCACTCTACTTACCTGTGTTTGCCAACTAGAATACTGCAAGAACAGCCATGCTGATAGTCGTGTGTTAAATGAGTGAAGAACAACTGTAGAGGTTGAAGAACTAGTCCATCTTGGCTTTCTCGGAAATGAATGCCAGGTATTTAGCTCTTTCCCTCTTGtatctctttagttctttgattgCAGCTAGAAGCACATGAAGAGCGACTGGTGCAAAAAAGGGCTGGCAAAAGCATCAAAAAGGTGAAAAACAAATCTTAGTTTTTGAAAGAAGCGAACCAATTAGGAAAAAGAGAGATGTCTTGTGAAAGATCATAATAAGTCACGTCTTATCAGATTTATGTTTTGTCGACTAATAGTGCTGATTTGTAAATCAACAGCAGTTGGCACTTTGGCATGGTTAATATTGCAAAGGTTAATATTATCACTAACTACAGAAATAAATAGCTTACCATGTATATTGCAAAGTAGTGTTCAATGGAGGAATAGCTGATCGACATGATGGATGGATGAAAAAATGCATCTTCTGCTAAAACCTTAGCTTGTCTAGAAGAGCCTATAACCCATAGTATATAAGAATCAAAAGTAAGAAGTTTGGGACAGATCAATCGAGAGCAGAAAAAGGGCTGGGTGATAATTCAGTGGAACGTACTAGCTGAAGAATCATAGATTCCAAGAGATGCATTCCTCTGAGCTAAATTTGCAGCTTCAAGCGAAAACTTCACCTGACAAAGAAGCAAGCGATCAAAATTTTGCAGTCATTGATTGTAACTAAGGGATTGGTACCAAATCATGTTTAAAGCTTAGTCTTCGttttatcagaatataaattGGTTGACACTAAAATATTGTATATATGATATGAAGGTGTTCGATACATTTTATCAGAATATTGAACTAAAAAGACAGGTATTTGGGTCAACATGTTTGGTGACTGAGAAGGTTGAAATAATCTGAACATCGTACCTGTTTCCCTATTTCATCCATTATAATCATTCTTGGAAGTGATTGAACCTAGTATGCCAATTGTTAAAACACAATAAATCAAAGAGGAGAACAAAAGTTTTGTTTCTCATGGTGAACAGGATTGGAACATACTAATTTAGCAAGTGACTCGAGTGTAGTGACACATGAATGTAGATTGAAACAAGCATGATGACGATATAGCACATCCAACTCCCTGAAATAAGTGGAAATACAAACAGATCAGCAATTCTCCCTTTGAAGCACTTCTAAAGCTGCAAAAGATTCCAAATTTTACAGTTATCATCTATATTCAAAGTTCAAACTTCAAAAAACTTGATCTGTATTGATCAAACTAGATATTCAGTAAGCCGCAGGTGCAAAAAAGAGAGCATTACAGTTTTCAGATAGGAAAATATCAATTGTAATAAATTATTCATATCAATATAAATGTACATCATATGTGTATGCAGTCTTACCATTCAGTGAAGCCACTTTCACTGTCCAAAAATTTTGATATTCCTGTCTCAGAAGAATCGATATAATTTGACTTGAGACCAAATAACATCCGGAGTTGTGCAAGGAAAACTTGAAATATTTTTTGAAGTTCCTGGTCCAAGGTATGCAATTATTGAGCTTTGCAATGACCAGCAGGTACATTATGTATAcagaaacataaaaaaaaagtcaaaggattttttttatttatcaaagaTCAAAAAGAGAAATCTTCTCATCAGGTTGGAAGGTATTGCAGCTTCAACTAAGCTGGACAATTTTGTCAGCCCCAATCTAGCTGAATACTGGAGAAAATAACCTCTTTTATGAAAACATGTGCACACTGATGTTTGTTTTGACAAGGGCATTATATATCGCACGAGAAGCTTAATGGGCAACAATTTTGCCTTTACACACTGCCACACTAAGTCTCCGGTGTGTAATTAGCTATGGTATCTTCCAGTCCTACATTTATTCCAGGAAGTTGAGCAAATGAGACCCTAATGATTATGTACTATATTAGTTCAGCCAAAGCAATTAGTACAAGGTGTAATAATACAAAGGTAGAACAAATGTCTACAACCTTACCACTACAAAGGTAGTACAAGATATTAAAGGCATTCCCATGGCTACGCCCAGGCGCAAGGCGGAGTCAAGCGAGCCTCTTGCACCTAGTCGCCTTAAGCGCATGCCTTGTGAGAGGTGATAGGCACGCTTGAGGCGAGATTTTTCTCGCCTCATTGAAGAGACATACAGATGGTCAGGcctaaaaaatcttttaaaaacctaGCTCATACCATTAATTACCCTTTTAATTAATTACATAGCATGCACGTGATACTTATTTCTCTGCTTGTGAAACTAGAGTGTTTTTGAACATATAAGTATAAATATTTAaggaaatattaaataaatttattataaaaaataaaattggaatAATTTTTTTGTGTGTGAAGCTTCATTCcaaaagaagaaacaagttgaagcaaaaaaaaaaaaatactaaatgaTTTAGTTTCTATTAAGTATAATAGGGCTTTGCGACGTCGATATGATATGTGTGACACTATTGATCCTATTTCATTAGATGAGAAAGACGATAGTAATGAATGGTTGATGGGGGGATTGAAATATAACactgatgaagaaaataatttagtATTTGATGATGATAATTTGACTTGGAGTGAAGTTGCACAAGCTTTTGGAGTTGGTGAAGATGCCTACAGTTTTAGATTTcgagtttcatcttcttcaaaagaAATAAGAACAACTACATTAAAAGGAAATGAGAGAAGATCTTCTACAAATCAACTTATtgatgaagaggaggaagaaatcgGTCTTGATGAAACCGATGAAGATTCAGCTATACAAATCTAAAATATCcggtgatgatgatgataatatgattaggaagatgatgaagattttgatgatttatatatttgaagtttttttctttaatttaaattatgtgtATAACGTATTTATTTGttagtgaattttatatttacattattGTTAAATATTTTATGAATGCTAGTTAgtgaaatattttgacaaaaatctccaatatatgtttgaattgtaaaaatttatactTAGAACGCCTTACTTCGGTAAGGCATGCACCTCACCTTGCGTTGTACACCTCAAGCCCCATAGCACCTATGTGCTTTTGGGCACCTCGTGCCTTAAATAACAATGAATCAGAGAGATTATTTCAATAAACCATCAATAAAGAAATCATCACACCCAATATCATGTGTAAAGTTTTGAATCGACATTATGTCTGATGTTAGTGAATTGATATTACTATGATCTTAAATAAGGTTTGATTTTCAATAGCGAATAGCCATTATGTTTGTTTTGCCAgatgttaaatttagaatcagcATCAAATATAACGATAGGTGAAAGCCTTACCTCTTTGCCAGCAACCAATAGCAATTCAGAAGTTTTAATACAATACTTAAACATGGGATGCACTAACAGAAGAATTTCTACTTACGCTTGTCAATTTGCACAGATACGACCTAAGGTTAAGTATCATGTTTGAACTTTTACCTGAGGTGGCAAGGTGTTGTGAGAATCTCCAGCACAGTGAGGTGGATTCCAGATAATAACACCTCCCCACATCTAAGTGTTGCAGTAAACATCACATAAATAGGGGCAACAAGTTGCATCTAAGAGAATATAAATTAAAGTGTTACAACTTACTGGAGATATAAAACTGTTGGTCATAGAGATCTCTCCATTAGGAAGCTGTAAGAGAAGTGGGCATTCACTTGCAGATGGTACATAGCTAGTGACAAAAAAGAATATCACGTCACTTTCCTTAGGAAATCATTTTTAACTATGACATGCTTTGCTTTGCTCTAAAAAttgatttctttaaaaaaaaaaagttattaagAAAGAGCCCAATCAAAGTTGGCTGCTGAAGAAGCAAATAAAATAATTGGGGAATTCCTTGTGGGTTAACAGGATATGCTTAAAAACGGATCATGACCTGCTGTTGCAAATGTGGCAAAGTCTGAAGACAGTAGCATGCATGTTGCCAGTTGACAGCTGCACTTTTCAGCATTCACAATGCATGAACCATTTTTTCAATATGCCATTTATTCATCAAGTAACTCAAAATAAACCATGAAATGCTGAGAATATATGTCCAATAGTAGGCAAGAATGGAGAATACGAATTGGATTTAGTTGCTTAATTTGACCTCTCACAATGATGAATTAGGagacacaagaggaagaagcaaaAACTGACTAATAATTTCATAGGACTTATTATACCATACTAACACATGAATCCAACATGAATAAATGTAGTATTATTATTAGTCATAGTAATATTTGGTTAAGGATAATTAATATAAAGAAAATGTTCCAAATTCTTGAAGACTTAAATATTACATGTAGTAATTGCCTGTTTCAACCAGTATGGATGATAAATAGCATGTATCCCGAGACCAGATAAGTTTTCACGATAAATTACAATGGATGATGTTACTAAAACCAACTTATAAGGTAACTAACTAGAAGCAAAATAAATGGATGAAAAAATGTACACCACAAATTGCAGAACTTTTGATCGTCCAGCTGCAATGATTGAAGTATCCAGATGCCATTCATTTGAATTTACCTGTCAAATGGATTTCAACAATTCAAATAAGACAAATTTAACCATGTAGATAGTCAAAGAAAACAGATAAGTAGAAAGGACTTTTGTCCATATAAAGTAcaacatttaaaatttaaaaggcaACACATTTAGTATTTGGGAAGTTGAGGCCCTTCAAACATGCAGAAGTTGGAACTCTATTTAAATACTCACATTCAGATTAAAAGGAATAGTTTAGGTGAGAAATCAGAGTTATGGTTCTTTATATAGTTTGTGAGTGACTAAACTTGAaaattacaaaaaggaaaataaagtCAAACAGTCCAGTTGCCCTTAAGGATTAACATCTTTTGGAAGGATAGAGAGTTTGGAAAAGTAACCCAAAAATGTCAAGTGAGGATAAAAAATGAAAGAAGCATTAAaaaatgttatgtggagatgAATTGTCAATAAGTTGGATGGATCAGATTAATAAAAATGTGTTCATCTCTCAGGAACTGCCGCCAGTCTGTTGCATATGCACAATAGCCAATTGAGACAATCTTCATAATGGCTCAATGAGTGACAGTGCAAGCATCAGGGATATTTTGTAAGACAAAGTAAAGTTGTGCAATCTTGTGACTCAATCTCCACAGAGGCTAGTGAGTAACTGCAGAAATGGTAGGAatctttttaagaaaaattaattttgtgtCACCTTGTGACTCAATCTCCAACATGGCTAGATGACAATAGAAAAGATTGAGATCTTTATCAAGTAAAAGTTGTATAATCTTGTAACTACAATCATGTATCAGTTGTGCCTAACTAGCATATCTCTGCATTTCCTCACTTCTGAGTAATCTTATAAATTACCTTTTCTCGATAACTATAAATAGATTGCAAACAAATACCCTCATTGACTAAAGTATTTCATATTAATAGAAGAGTTTCAAACTGTTAAAATTTTCAGTTATATCAAGAAGATCATAAATGCAACAGATAATACAGAGTTTAGAGAAGCATACAAAGAAAGGAAGGTCTCTTATGCTGAAGATGTGGCTACTGGATTTCTCATCCCAGTAAGATTGTGACAATTTAGGTGTGTGATACAACACCTGAAAACGATTAGTAAACCATAAATAGTGAAGTTCACTGAAGACTACAAGAAAGTTTGAGTtcatattgaaaatttaaatcggtGATACCTGACTTTCAATGCTTATGTTTGCTATTGGAGTTAGGGCCTTGACGAAAGGAGTCAACATGATGTTACTCATGTCTTTGAATTTCCTAAGTAGCACGAAAAGAGACATGAGAGTCCCAACAAACTGGAGGCAGAAGTTATAATGTACTTCTACAAGCCACATATAATTTTATAAGCAGTATTTTTTAGTTATTACAAACAGATATTGGATAAATGTTTTTAAAGAAATGTCACTTGATGATTCATTAATGACTTGttgagaagaaaaggaaaaaaatcaaaCTAGACCAACAAGCCTGGTCATGCTAATCTCGTCAATGTTCCATCAGTTGTGGACAATTGTATTGCTTAGAGTGTGAACTAGGTCTAATTTGATACTGGTACCTAGTTCCAATGCACTAGCCTCTACTCTTCAGGACATTGTACTGATGGGCATAACACTACATAAAAAGATGAATCTATTCTAAAAATGACAAGTAAGCTTCCATTAGGTGCCTCAATATAATCAACCATTATATCATAAGATTTCAGAACTGGAAAAGAAGAATACGCTTTAAGATTGCAAACCACTTAATAATATATGGAATTTTTGAACTTATGGCATGGATTGAAGTTATTCAGTAATGCACATATCTTCTATGTTACTTAGACTCAGGTATAAGTATCTGCCATAGGTATGGATTTGAGTGTCTGATACAGCTATTTCTAAAAACATTTTACTAAGTATCCACTTAGAGAGTGAGTGCCTGGGTGACGAGTATCCAACATGGGTATGGAGGGAATTGATGAAGAGTCGAAGTATCAAAGCATATCCTAATTGTTACAGAACTAGTTCCTATGACAATGTGTTCCCTCATAACGTATTGGTGATGAGCAAGCTGAAGAAAAatcacatgaaaaaaaaaaaataagcagCTTAACTATCTCAGCCTTTTCCTTTGCTTGCTAATGTCATTCCAGTGTCTCACACAATGTTCATCTATAAATAACATTCATTTTCTATACTCTCGTCATTCAAAATCTTAGCTCCAAATTTTGGAGAGTTGAAACATCCAGACCTACTTAAAGTTCAGTTATTCAGGAAGGACAAAGAAACGATATAATCGTACAATGATAGGAAGGGAAGAGATGACAATGAATAACAGAAACAAATTTTCACTTATAGTCATTTCAGAGAATGACCTTCtcactgaaaaaaaaaacaaaatgtatGAGTAATTTATCCAAGGGTAACTGCCTGAGGCAATATACCTGAACAAGTTCATCCTTTTCACTAATCCATGGAAGTATAAGATCAGGCTGCTTACCAATCATAAACCCAATCACTGGGATCAGCATTCAACAAGCTAAATGAGAGCACCACACTGCCATCAGCACCAACAGGTACGAACTCTCCTATCCCTTTAGCCAACTCCCCTACCTTCTTACCCCCGTTCATGAAGTATTTCACGAACACCTTCCCTATGAGTGAGACGACATCATTCTCGGAGATCTTCCCGACAATCCAAGCATGACGATGCTTCCCCATGACAACCCTCACTCCCAAATCATCTTCTCGTTCTACAACCACAACCGTGTAAACCCTCCCACCACTGGCCTCCGCGCACTCCTTGGAAGCCGCTCCCCCAAGCGCTGAATCCAGTAAGTCGTCGACCCCGGAATCATCCGCACCAACACCATCCAAACTGACGGCGCCACACCTCCAGAGGCAGGAACCATCCTCGCCGCCGTCGTCCCTCGCGCAGTCCCCGCCGAAATCCAAGGTGACAGAGACGGCGAAGTCCCGGCCGCAGCCGCCGCAGGTGGGGCGGTCTCCAGCGCGCCTCCTCATGTCGGCGGAGATAGCGGAGCGGAGACGGGAGGCGAGGGAACTGTCCGGAACAGGACGGAGGAACACGGCATGGAAGCGGCAGGGTAGGGAGGGCGGGTCGGATTGGAGACGGAGGGAGAGAGCATTGATCGATTTGAAGGGGAGAGGAGATCGGTAGATCTCGGTCGACTTGAGGAAGAAGGGAAGACCTGAAACAGAAGAACACGAAAAGGGTTAGGTAGATCGAGAGATCGAGAGAGATAAGGGAGGAGCAAACCTAAGAGGAAGGACAGGAGCACggagagggtgaggaggagacGCTTTCGACCGGGCTTTGTGGGCCTCTTTTCGGATGCCCCTTCGGCGGCGCAGGCGTCAGCCGAAGCGTCGGCGGAGGCGGAGgaggaggcggaggcggagggaGGAGAGTCGTCGGCGATCTCAGCCATCGCAGTTTTGGTTTCGTTCAGACTGTCAACTGAAGAGTGCAGCGGAGAAACAGCCGGTTCGGTCGGATAGTATCGTAAGCAAACCGGATTGATTCGGTTCGTTCTCGCTTATAAATGCTTTGGAAATTGGATCATATAATTCCCTTTCTAATAATCATGtctctttttaaaaatcatgtccCTAAATTACCAAATTACCATAGAGGATGTATGTTCCGAATCCAATCCACAAGGAAAGGTTGGCGACGAGCAATTGTACACTTTTCTCCTCAAATCTCCTGGTCATACTACATAATCGTAGTAAACCAAGAAAAGGGAATCCGGAATGATCAGTGGCAAGTTATCTATATAGTGGTAGAATCGTATCGTTTCAAAATATCAATCTCCAAAGTCATTGTATCAACCACATTGCTCTTGTTCGTAAGCACCCAGCGGTCTCTCGATGCACTCTCTTAATGCTTGTTCTACAAAAGGGGCAGGACTGAGACCTCACATTCCTCTTGGTGCAAACCTCCTGACAAATGCCACATTCATCGTCTCGATCCAAATACTTATCGAAAAGTTTCTTCCACTCTTCTGCCCTTTTCTTGCCTACTATCTCCTTCGCTCGGCCTTTCTCTTTAGgcacatctctctctctctctctctctctctcaagttACCTTCGAGTTGTTGAAGGGAAGGATATATATACATAAAGCTAGGCGATTCAAGAATtttaacacacacacacacacaaaggaACTTGAGTTCggattaaaaattctcaaatactTGCCCTTTTTTCAAAAGTAGATATGGTGGCTacaccatctacataaacttacAATATGAGAATTTGTCGGAGTATCCACAATCTATATCATTATAACATATATCATCCCAGTATAGTTTCACTGTCACATATTCATTATAACAACGAATCTTTTTCATCTACATTCTTTTTAACATTAACATTCATTATTTATAAATTTCACAGGACActcaatcatcttaaaattacattatattaaataaatatattttaattattattattatggttattttaataataatcttacttttttaaaaaataatattaaaattttaaaatatatttattaaaaaaaaatttaaaaaataaaaatggaagaCATTCATCCCTCTTAAAAAATGGATATTataatactcatttaacattcaaTTGTAGGTGCCCTTAGAAAtcgtattttattattattgatgGGTCGATAACAAAATTGTATCTATTACCATATATAGGACATGATCTCTAGAATTGGGTAATTTGAGATCTCTCCACTTCCCAATTCCCATTAGTGAAGAGAGTACGATATTGTCATCCCAATTCTTACGAAAGAATCATGTCTATTGTTTCTTCTCGGGATCACAGGATTTAGAGAATGATATTGAGACGATGACAAATCCGTTGATCAAt from Zingiber officinale cultivar Zhangliang chromosome 4B, Zo_v1.1, whole genome shotgun sequence includes:
- the LOC121976252 gene encoding GPI transamidase component PIG-S-like, producing MAEIADDSPPSASASSSASADASADACAAEGASEKRPTKPGRKRLLLTLSVLLSFLLGLPFFLKSTEIYRSPLPFKSINALSLRLQSDPPSLPCRFHAVFLRPVPDSSLASRLRSAISADMRRRAGDRPTCGGCGRDFAVSVTLDFGGDCARDDGGEDGSCLWRCGAVSLDGVGADDSGVDDLLDSALGGAASKECAEASGGRVYTVVVVEREDDLGVRVVMGKHRHAWIVGKISENDVVSLIGKVFVKYFMNGGKKVGELAKGIGEFVPVGADGSVVLSFSLLNADPSDWVYDWKFKDMSNIMLTPFVKALTPIANISIESQVLYHTPKLSQSYWDEKSSSHIFSIRDLPFFVNSNEWHLDTSIIAAGRSKVLQFVVYVPSASECPLLLQLPNGEISMTNSFISPMWGGVIIWNPPHCAGDSHNTLPPQELQKIFQVFLAQLRMLFGLKSNYIDSSETGISKFLDSESGFTEWELDVLYRHHACFNLHSCVTTLESLAKLVQSLPRMIIMDEIGKQVKFSLEAANLAQRNASLGIYDSSASSSRQAKVLAEDAFFHPSIMSISYSSIEHYFAIYMPFFAPVALHVLLAAIKELKRYKRERAKYLAFISEKAKMD